In the Glycine max cultivar Williams 82 chromosome 19, Glycine_max_v4.0, whole genome shotgun sequence genome, TGATCGCGTGTTCCTGTGCCCACGGATTGTTGCACCGGAGAAGTGGAACGAGAACCAGCATAGCACCGGACTCCGTCGGAACGCGGTTGTTGGCACAAAATTTTTAGCGAGCAATCGGACTTTAGCCACGGCGGAGCACTTCACCGCCATCGATACAAATCTTCGTACAGTTATCTTTGGTGTTCATAGAACAGAGTTTGGTTTTGTAGGAACCCTCCCTTTCAACCAGGATAACTTTCAAAtccataaaaaatcaatttttttttttaaaatttaatgtatcaaaataaaataaaagtgaacataataaatcaaaatgaatattaagtcattaaataaaacattttttaaagataatataaaataaagtaaaaattatttgataccaTAATTTGTTGCATTAGCCAGGAGGAGGAAGTGCCTTGCAGTTGTAGTGCAAtggaaaaactaaaataaactcTGATCCCCAATCAAAAGCTATTATTTTACACTACCATTcgagttttttagttttttgacAGCAACACTTAGTTTTTAGTCTTTTCTTATTCTGAATGGACTTAGTGTTTAGTCTAATACTAGTTTCGATGATgcttttatcaaaaaattaatataaaattgtcgaaataataaatgaaagtagtaaaaatataataaaattataaataattttgatataattttcttctatttatgtTATATAACTTTAAAggattgataaaagaaaataacaaagtaggtattttttaattgtcaaaACATACTAAAGGAATTTAATTGACTAACGTGCCTGAGTTATTACAAATTTGTTGATACTTTGAGTTcgtttattttgaataaaaaaattgtcaaacatAGATAGTAAGTTATGCCATTTACCATAGAAaccttaatttgaaaattattaatgggtgaaaattatataatatattgtacCATGATTTTCGTTATATTCTTAaggttctttttttaaaatgtaatatttaacTAATGACATCAAAACATGCTAGTTCGTAAGAATTTcgaattaaaatatttcatattattaagcaattccttctttttctttttcactcgcATACCATATTCACTCGTTGACCAAAATGACCTTTTACCATacgttttcataaaaaaaattatttaaatatatttttaatttctcaaattcggtcacttttgtttttgtctcccaaatttaaatttgcatttttttgtccttatttcaaaaaatgttatttttaatcctCACATGGTAAAAAAATCGCTGTAAATTATACGTCCATACCACAAAAATCAATcaacaataactaaaaataacatttttcgaAGTTATGATGATATGGCTATTGGCTAGAAACAATAGGAACTCTTCTGCTAtacaaataatgtaaaaaaaaaagaaaaagaattacagtACATCAGTGGAAGATACTCACTTACTCAGACAAAGGAGGGTACTTCATGAAGCAAATGGGTGAATATAACGAACGTCAACCCAAAGAATGATTGACTTGATCAAATGACATGTAGTGAATATATGAGGAACTTGTCGCCATCGAGTAAACACAAACTTTTATTTGTTCTGTGTGTATTTACTTTCCAATGCCAAGTTCTTTTGTGATGTCTCTTGTCAAGCTGAATTGCAAAGTATTATGCCATGGAAATAAGGTGCGGGTGACGGGAAGCTTTCTCCGAAGATCCTGCAGATAATTGCAATTAAAAAGGCTTCAAATTCAACAGATAATGCTATAGATTTAAACTACAAAGCATGAGATACAGCTAGGCCCTTTTTATCACCGCTTTTACTCATACACCCAAGCATGATTCGGATTAATCTTATAAATTACACAAAACAGACATAACTTCAATAATCACACTGTTGCAAGCGTTATCAATTTCACGCAACCATTCATGTCACTTAACATGATGgaacaataaaatgaattaatcaAGTCAGTAGaaggataaaagaaaaacatctaGATGAGTTTGGTCTCATCTGAATCATGACATGGATGCTTAATGAGAAAGGGTTAGCTCCATGGGATTGCTTTAATAGGAACCAAGAAAAGCCATGGATTTTGCAGAAAAGCCACATTTGAAgcttagacaaaaaaaatgcaggaaGATCAATAACAATGGTTACCTTGAAAGTAGAATCAGGAAGGTTTAGATATGATGCCTGTCAAGTTATGATCATTAGTAAATCATGTGCACGTCATTACAATAGAAAGAATGAAAGACCCTAGCTACACGAAGACAAAGTCAGAACCTCAAGAGAAGCAAGGTACTCTGTTTCATGGTGACGAATAATGCTTGTTATGGCAAGTGCACAATCTTCAGGAGCctgaaataaaatcaaatgataaaatattaatagataAGCTTCGACAGAaacataaatagataaatatcgTCTTTCAATAAATATTCCATTTATATctaaacttatcatttttatttaatagacaTTTACTGAAATATTCTCAGGCTTGCAGGATACAAGTACATTGAattgcaaaaaaatatatggaagGACATGCACATATAACTTAACCATTGCATTcagacataataaaaataacgtCTAAGTAGTGCTGATCTATGGTAACCTGAAAAAGAGTTGCATCTTTGCATTCATGTTTTGCATCTAACTGCACATTTCCTTCCTCAAAATAATGGGCACCAACCTGAAAatgggttaaaaaaaataatgtttaagaGCCTTGCATCGTGTCATTCACATCAATGCATAAAAAATCTACATAACATTACCTGCATTTTACCCTTTACTTCCACtgtttgtttttcatctttGAACTCAATATTCCATACTGAACACCAACTTCCGTTGCTATAAACAAAAGgccaagaaaaattaaaatatattgacatCATTAATGCATCAATGTTCTTATTGTGTGACTAGTAAAGTAGAAAGTAGCCATCAAAAATAGTAGTTGGAATTTCAGTCAACTAATTTTACACACCAGAAATTCTGTGGGCTATGCCTAGCAGCAGAAATTACCACAGCAAGCTCAAAATCAGCACCCGGGCCCTCTACATCCTTCCCACTTACACAGTAGACAGAGCAGAAACCTTTTGGATAAGTTTCTTCAACATATTTAAGTATTTCAGCATCCAGATTGCATCTGCAGGAAAAAAAATCCTGGTTTATGCAAACTATATATTACAAGAAAGATTTAGGAGTGGGGTATTTAAGTTACTTTATTTAAAGGGTGAATCTCTACTTCATGTCCTCAACTCAAATGTTGACCAATatagattttattaaaagagtAAATAGCCAGATATTAAGTAGCACCAGTACGAGTCTGCTTCCTAACAAAAATACAGTATGTATTCTTAATAAAACAGCTACATCGAAACCACAAATCTAGTACAGAACAACAATTAAAAGTATTTGAATTAACATTGCAGAAGAAATTTCCGCATTCAATCTAATGTAAACGACTTCAGACAATTAAGAGTTGAGGAATAATAAATTACTTAAGCAACtgagataaatttatttgaaaagagaaataaattcaTTGAAAGTTAACATGAAGCAGTATGTTCTGCCCGTGAATAGATTGTGAAACTCACTTTGGTAAAGGAACATCAGATTATCAgtcataaaatatttcaatcacAGAACATTCAGAAAATTACCGAAATTCTTCGATATATGGAGATGGAAGTTCTTCGTCTGTGGCAGGTCTCACCTCTGTACAAACCTGAGACATTGAGCACACTATCATAAGACAATAAGCAATACAACTTGGACTACTGCAGTATTGCACTTAAACCTATTCATCATAAAAGTCATAATTGGTTACAATAGCAAAATTTTCATGATTTGCTTAGTTCCCTAATTTCCAATGAAGTTTTCTTGAGATTTTGATGTATTCGCTGAAAACCCATGCTACAGCAGGCATGTTTAATAAGCAGAGTTGAACCTTATAATGCTCCACAGTTCACATCAATACTAACGTTGAGATCAATGCATGATGATCCAGATTACAATCAATAcaacctttaatttttttccacctTCATTACAATTAAATGAAtcgaagaaattaaaattagtgagtACAATAAACGTCTAGTTTGCTTATGAAACAGTGtatattcaaaatcaaaagctaGCTTCTGAAACAGTTTTTAAGAAATTGAGTTGGCATGCATATTCAAAACCAAGAACTAGTTTCTGAAACAGTGTTTAAGTAATTGAGTTCGTATTTGGCTGATCCCGCAAAGAGagaaatagagagagagagagagaggacttACTTGTTTAACATGATCAACAATTGCTACTTGCGCAGTCCTAGGTTCAAGAAATGCATTACCCTCAAGCTCACCAAAAGAAGTAACCAGTACCTGCAAGCACGTGCTAAGTCCCGTAAGaaattggagagaaaaaaattaacgaGGAAACCCTAGGAAAATAAGTCgttgagtgagagagagagagagagagttacgTCTCCGCTTCGGTTGGACATTGGAAGGGAAATCAAGTGCGATTTGTTGTAAAAGAGAAAAGCCTCGGAAGCGGCTTCCTTGTACAAATCGTCGTTGTTGAGAATGGATTTCACATCTGCACAAACGTTTCGGGAATTAATTGAAATGTAGAACAATAGATAGCGAAAAAGGAAATgcggaaaaggaagaagaacctTTGGCAACGTATTGGATTTCTCCGGGAGGAGAATTGAGGAGGAACCATTTCGCGATTTCCACTTTCTGCTTATCGCTGAGCtctgattcttcttcttcttcttcttcggcCATGTCTCAGTACAGAGGAGAAGACAcgattttatttgaaatagaaataaaataaatgaagatcTCGCTCGTCTTTTCTGAATGATAGAGAAGAGAACGCTTCTTCCCCAATCAGGCCCGTGGGTTCCACAATGGGCCCAGTCTCGTCTAATAATCATACTTACTACATCGTTTTGTAGTGTGGCGTTAGTGTATGATCTGTAAAGTAGTCTATAGACCATGGCGCCCGGTTTCAGCTCAAATCATTTTGGTCCACAATCACGCTCAACACTATAGATTACATTGCCGGTACAATAAATTTGCTAAATAAGGTCAAATGAAATCCAATGCCTAACAAGTAACAATGTTCCTCTCCCCAATTTGCTGTTCTATCATTGACTAGTAGATAAACGAATTTATTGATCCGTGAGGGAATAATGTTGGTAGTTATTTTTAAAGCTTTCTTTGTTTGATGCGTCAATTTAACACTAGATATACTAATTTTACACATAATAAGTAGCAACTCAttcaaaatataagtttttaattggtaaatgataaaaaaaaacataaaactaaGCAAACTAAATATCAATACTGAATTgcgtatataataattttgtttataaatggtAAACTTTCTCTTTCATAAAATTGAGctaagaaaaataatactatttatTAAGTGAGATACAAGAATATAAGATTAAATCTTAGTCATGTAATAGATTATTAAGGTCAAATTAAAACGATCTTAAGatttatatatgattatttgaCGTAAATTAATTTGTTCCTTGTTAAGGTGAGAAGTGAAAACATTAAATGATAGTCAATGTGTTCGTCGGGTGAGAGAAAgagattttttaacatatactacttacttttttaacttaaatatatatattttctagaagaacttaaatatatttttagaaaatgaaaaatacaacTTACTAAATATATTCTCTAAAAAATAAGAGTATACATTGGTAAATAACTATGTATATATTACATGAATTTTATTTCTGTCCTCCTCCTAGGTGCCTTCCATAGTTTTTTCAAATAGAAAAGACAACGAAAGGACTTTTACAGTTCTATCTTCAGGACCGCGTGCCACAATATAATTCCACCCTGCAACTTAATCAAACTAATCGAAAAAGTTAGCTATTAGAGTTACAAATTCTCGGGAATTCTACTGCGTTTAACTGTTTTTCTAACAAAAAACTGAATTATTTTAATCGAAAACCGAAGATTTGAATTTACAACCTCTATAGGAACTATATTTTTCAGTAATGGACGTAATTCCACTGCCTTAATAGATTAGCTTCCAAAAACTGCTTCCATGCCTTTAAGGGGCCCATCTCTCTGCTACGGCCAGCAGAGTTCTTCGTTTCATTATTCATAAATATACCTCTCGCAGCAAAAGACACAAGCTCCATCTGATCAATATAATCACGCATCCTGTATGAGAACCCAGCTCTCCAACTCTGATCACTATGAGATTTTTGATGATGCTGAGAAACACTAACATTTCGGAGGAGAACTGTTTCTTGTCTCTGCTTGGAATCATCTTCTACAGACATGAAGCTATCCATTCCAAATAATTCCCAATCAACCTGCTGCAATATTTCAGATGTTCGGTCAGTGCTGTGTGAGGAGTTATCTTGTAGCTGCATTTCTTGTTCAATGGCGATAGTGTCAACCTGGACCTTCATCTCATGCAACCTATCACCAATTCTAGATGCTACTGCATCAAATAGTCGTCTTCTGGGCACATTCGAGCCCTTCTCCATGTCAAATTCAAGTATATCGTCAAAATTTATCGGATCACCAATGAGCACTGTAACCTAGAGAATCCAAGCATGTCATGCCAATGAGAGTAAGATTTAAAcggaaaaatacaaataattaaaattaatcatatcaataaaaacatatgccATGCCATGCCATGCAGAATCTAAACTCTCTAATTGAACATCTTGATCTGAGGGAGATAAAAAACATCCAAAAGTTAAGGGGCAATGAGTACAGCATTTCTACTAAAGCTAGCATTCTAATACCATGCAGCAATTAAAACCTTGGAAGGTTCATAGATTGATTAAAGCAAGCAAATGGATCAAGAATCCATACCATCTTGCCTATTCTGGGAAAGTTAGCACCTACAGGCATAATCTCCTGCATCCCTGTATGTACAAATGGGACAACAAGGGGCATGCTATCTCCATCCAGGACTAACCTGATAAGGAAAATTTAAATCACGAAGCAGTTATACactaataaattacaaaatagtAGAAATAAAGAGAAGTAAAATATACCAGATGAAAATATAGTATTGACTCCATAACTCATGAACAAGGTTACTAGAAGTAAAAGAGATGATAGAGCGCAAATCTGAAACATCCCAGATGTtacaagatattttaaaaactaattctaAGTTATTATGTATCAtggcataaataaataatatcttttACCCAATCTGAACATAGACTAAAACATGCTATAAAAGCAGAAAGACAAATATAGACATTAACATCATACAAACATAAccttaaaaattcataatgtATATGCATAATATCAACACATCCAAATTTATATGATCAtgcttttgtaaataaaataaataaatcataagtctgaataaaaacattaaaatcttaaagagaaaacaaatttaCATATCTTTTTCAATTccacaaataaaatttgaaatgtgTTTAGTTCACTAAGTTTTGGTTTCCACTCAACTTCATTGAGTCTAATGTCATTTGAgcaaataacaatattttttaggcAAGTAATGGTAAATTGGTAATAATATACTACTTCATTTTCAGAATTCATCAGCATAATAACAACAGAAGTTATGTTTCTAAGTTCCCATTTGAATATATGGTAAAATAAATTAGACACACAATATATAACAACAAATAGATTTtgtgaataatttaaaaaattctatcATCTGAATTTTAATCTAATTCAAAAAAAGGGATGACAGTGGGAGGAGAAAAAGAATTCCTAaggatcaattgactaatttCAATGTTTTAAGGAAAAAACTAACCATCAGGTCAAAACTAAGGaacaaaatttgtaatttttccatTCTGAAGTGACCAATGGAACATCTTCAACATTTTCTGAAGAACAAACTATTTCTTCAGTcaacaattaaattataatactcTAAACAATCAGAAAATAGTCTTCCTATGAAACAACTCAAACAAGTAAAAGTTTGCGTGAGAACTGGCTTGCATAACATGCAAATTTTTCAGTTAACACTATACTCCAAAATACTATGACAGATTGTTACCTCCCAACACCTCTCTTGGAAGAGCCCATTGTTTTTCCACCATCCCGGGAGCGACTACCTTCTGGGAATATGTGGACCCAACCACCATGGTTCAATTTTGAAAGGGCCAAGTCCATTCCCTAAAGCAGAGAAAGTAGTTGGAATTACAATCATCACAAACCAGAGAAGTTCCAGTTTGGAGAGGCAAAGGGGAAGGAAGCAAGAGACATGGGGACAGAGAAAAATATCAATACAAACACATAGAGGCAGGTATACTCAATTGACtacactataaaaaataaaaaaaataaaaaagcaccCCTAGAATAGGAAGGACACGAAGGACTTACAAAATTGTTAACAGGAAAGCACAAGATAAATTGAATCATTCAAGTCATAGGAGAGTAATAATAAACCTTAAAAATTAAGAACAGTGAGATCTTTACCAAAAGCCACAAATCTCTCCAGAGTTTAACTATTGTCATAGAGTCCAAAGCCTCAAATTACATGACAAAAGTTCATGTTTCACAAGGTTATTAGCTACTGTCTGTTGGATTCATACCTCCTGATAAATCCCGTCACCCCGAGAAACTGGCAAGACCTTGACTGATCGAAAGAATGCAGAAGTCACGGGGTTTTTAAAACACCTATCAGTGGCACAAAGAGTCCATCTGAGATTCCTAGCATCCAAGAGAACACTCGGAGGAAGCAGCGAAGCGATAACAAGCGGATCATCCATGGAAGCAACATGATTGCTGACCTGAAAATGAATAATCAAAACCAATCCCAAGTCAAATAATTAAATCCACACACACGCGCGAAGATTCATATTCATATTCCACAACTTGGAAGAGCACGTACCGTAAGAAGAGGTTTGCCCTTAGGTCTATGCAGCAACGCGGAGTGCAGTTTTTCTAAACCATACACCTGTTcttccacacacacacacacaccagtCACATCAAATATCAGAATGCAAGATATGATAAACCAAATGAGATACTTGGAAATTGGCATATCATACCTGCACCTGGTTTAATCCGTTCATAAACACGTGACAGACATTTCCAAGAACAGGAACCGCAACAGCTTGCATCGTACGAACAAGAGCTGAATCTTCCTCAGAACTGAAATCCTTAATCACTGTAGATATATAGGcaaaaaatggtcaagtgaaaagaaaaacctAGCCAATAATGTCTATCGTGTATTTCATTTGatcacaatattattatatctGAATTTACGgaataaataattaaggtaATTAATTGAGTACCTCGTTTACGATAGAAAGAGGTGGAAGAAGGCAATGAATCCCTTCGGAAATCACGAAATCGGCTGAGGCAGCGTTGAATGGTGGAGGAGAAGTAGCCATCGGCAGAGGGGATAAAGGTGTGGTGGTGTCGGCGGCGCCAATGGTGGTCGACGGCGACCCGGAAACGGTCCCGGAACTGTAGCTGCAAGGATCGCGCCTTGCTCTTCCAAACATCACCGCGATCGAGAAGGGGCATCGGTAAACGGAACGGAAAATAGAGAGACAAAGAGAAGAATGGAGTTTCCGATGAATGGGGCGCGAAGATAGTGGCTCAGCTCAAGTAGCAAAGCGAGAAAACGATGGATGTAGCAAAATTTCCAACCAAAATTGCAAATTTGATtctattatttatcttaaaattcaattttgatatctttataatttaattcttcaatttttttttcatcctgtTGGTTCAGTTCCAAATCCTGAAATTGAACTCCTTAGTTGAgtctttaattttgaaattaaacgcTAATAGTTAATGTTTTCTTGACCTGTCACGCTTCacgaaattaatatttaataaaaatataacacgTGAGGATACATATTCAGTAAAAAATGTGATAGGCCATTAATATCtaattttagaattaaaaactaaaataataacatgataaaaaaaatgagaaactaacttcatgaattaaattatataataaacaaatttataattctaacacaaataaaaacaccaaatttataattttaccaAATTACTAACACCGCTTATTGACTATGGCACTCGCACTAGCCTCTCTTAGAAAAGCAAACTTTCTacgttgtttatttatttattgattaatttgGTAATCGGATGGATAGGGATGACCCACACCAACTACATGACACGTCGTATGTTTCTCATTTGGATGGGACCGGCAGTGAGAGATATTTATTGCAACTTATTCTTATCAAGACTCAACAATGCAAGCAAGTTCTTATATAATTCAGAATCTTCTGTTTGAGCTTGGACTAATTTTGGGCTTCCAGTGTGCATAttttaaattggaaaaaa is a window encoding:
- the LOC100816980 gene encoding F-actin-capping protein subunit alpha codes for the protein MAEEEEEEESELSDKQKVEIAKWFLLNSPPGEIQYVAKDVKSILNNDDLYKEAASEAFLFYNKSHLISLPMSNRSGDVLVTSFGELEGNAFLEPRTAQVAIVDHVKQVCTEVRPATDEELPSPYIEEFRCNLDAEILKYVEETYPKGFCSVYCVSGKDVEGPGADFELAVVISAARHSPQNFCNGSWCSVWNIEFKDEKQTVEVKGKMQVGAHYFEEGNVQLDAKHECKDATLFQAPEDCALAITSIIRHHETEYLASLEASYLNLPDSTFKDLRRKLPVTRTLFPWHNTLQFSLTRDITKELGIGK
- the LOC100817507 gene encoding uncharacterized protein, translated to MPLLDRGDVWKSKARSLQLQFRDRFRVAVDHHWRRRHHHTFIPSADGYFSSTIQRCLSRFRDFRRDSLPSSTSFYRKRVIKDFSSEEDSALVRTMQAVAVPVLGNVCHVFMNGLNQVQVYGLEKLHSALLHRPKGKPLLTVSNHVASMDDPLVIASLLPPSVLLDARNLRWTLCATDRCFKNPVTSAFFRSVKVLPVSRGDGIYQEGMDLALSKLNHGGWVHIFPEGSRSRDGGKTMGSSKRGVGRLVLDGDSMPLVVPFVHTGMQEIMPVGANFPRIGKMVTVLIGDPINFDDILEFDMEKGSNVPRRRLFDAVASRIGDRLHEMKVQVDTIAIEQEMQLQDNSSHSTDRTSEILQQVDWELFGMDSFMSVEDDSKQRQETVLLRNVSVSQHHQKSHSDQSWRAGFSYRMRDYIDQMELVSFAARGIFMNNETKNSAGRSREMGPLKAWKQFLEANLLRQWNYVHY